In a genomic window of Rhododendron vialii isolate Sample 1 chromosome 12a, ASM3025357v1:
- the LOC131312055 gene encoding uncharacterized protein LOC131312055 isoform X2 — MASTITPSTSPLCYFYTSPISRFACTFKIRASSSSPTTMAAASAAKVVPAVIVGGGRVGRALQEMGNGDDVLVRRGEPVPLDFAGPILICTRNDDLEAVLQSTPQSRWSDLVFFQNGMLEPWFHSKGLGDADQVLAYFAISKLGEPPIDGKTDTNPEGLTAAFGKWASAVAARLHAGGLSCKVLDKDAFQKQMLEKLIWISAFMLVGALHPGATVGVVEKEFRSEVCSLVTELAAAAAAEKGIVFENGMEDRLCAYSRTVAHFPTAVKEFKWRNGWLYSLSEKAITEGKPDPCPLHTAWLKELKVV, encoded by the exons ATGGCATCAACAATTACCCCCTCCACTTCTCCCCTTTGCTACTTCTACACTAGTCCCATTTCAAGATTTGCTTGCACCTTCAAAATCAGAGCTTCATCTTCATCACCAACTACCATGGCCGCCGCCTCCGCCGCCAAGGTAGTACCCGCCGTCATAGTCGGCGGCGGAAGGGTCGGGAGGGCGTTGCAGGAAATGGGAAACGGCGATGATGTTTTGGTGAGGAGAGGGGAGCCTGTGCCGTTGGATTTTGCTGGGCCCATATTGATTTGCACGAGGAACGATGATCTTGAAGCCGTTCTTCAATCCACTCCTCAGTCTCGATGGAGCG ATTTGGTATTCTTCCAGAATGGAATGCTGGAGCCGTGGTTTCATAGTAAAGGTTTGGGTGATGCAGACCAAGTTTTGGCATACTTTGCCATATCAAAGCTTGGCGAACCTCCTATTGACGGAAAAACAGATACTAATCCCGAAGGCTTGACTGCTGCTTTTGGGAAATGGGCATCTGCGGTGGCAGCAAGATTACATGCTGGAGGCCTTTCTTGCAAG GTCCTTGACAAGGATGCTTTTCAGAAGCAGATGCTGGAGAAACTTATATGGATATCGGCATTCATGCTAGTTGGGGCACTTCATCCTGGAGCAACTGTTGGTGTTGTTGAGAAGGAATTTCGCTCCGAG GTTTGTAGCCTCGTCACTGAactagcagcagcagcagctgctGAGAAAGGgatagtttttgaaaatggcATGGAAGATAGATTATGTGCTTATTCACGGACTGTTGCTCACTTCCCAACAGCGGTTAAGGAG TTCAAGTGGAGAAATGGTTGGTTGTATTCCCTGTCCGAAAAGGCAATCACAGAAGGGAAACCGGATCCATGCCCGCTACACACTGCATGGCTAAAAGAACTCAAAGTTGTCTAG
- the LOC131312051 gene encoding putative late blight resistance protein homolog R1B-16, producing MGKLHDSGEGGRLEIISIIGAGGGGKTTLAREVYDHRLTSHKFEIRAWANVSQDYHKTMKRDLLISILESASSGKQEGYGELGEKVYKCLQGKKYLIVMDDIWDIEAWNDIQRSFPRECKGSKVLLTSRLCVQPDSVPYVSHFLDPLPKSCSWELLQKKVFGKKQCPPELVDIGKQMAEKCKGLPLAVIAIAGILATEDKTLDVWEKVGKNLSSIIAKSSQGCMEILELSYNHLPLHLKACFLYIGGHPEDSIIPVRDLIWLWIAEGFIQQSDGGNSLEAIAQDYLIGLIDRNLVMVATKSKSHGGIKACRIHDLLRELCLKKAEEDNFLVQNYRDDSFSSSATNKHRRLFVGRQFFPKLSPRPRARNIRSFLYFSLPNSSRSRLELIQSFFVENFKLLRVLHLISDPSVGEIEIRDLVHSRYLALTLLYPRAPNCFDYLSNLETLNLQVSFGEKISLPRDIVKMVKLRHLYTKRGIFKHHHVFNYDEEVGMLDSLQTLHRMCMCEHCLRLLERTPNLRKLGLYKLFGLGNLLDLEFLKCLEILHVDCWQVRLKLPPTLTQLTLNRTYMKWEELSIILQTLPSLEVLKLLNKACMGPVWNTSELEEGFSQLKYLKFEYLNIKEWNATEDQFPRLEVLVILSCKKLKRIPIDFANQNELREIDISYSRPSLEESAREIQEKQRNTKGDDDCVNTTFYCNVVDDDDDDPSDDDDDTISTILTMMNQMMMLNQGIR from the exons ATGGGAAAGCTTCATGATAGTGGAGAGGGTGGAAGGCTGGAGATTATATCAATCATCGGCGCTGGTGGAGGTGGCAAAACCACGTTGGCCAGAGAAGTGTATGATCATCGTTTGACGTCGCACAAGTTTGAAATTCGTGCATGGGCCAATGTTTCTCAAGACTATCACAAGACCATGAAGAGGGATTTGTTGATTAGTATTCTGGAATCAGCTTCCTCAGGAAAACAAGAAGGTTACGGTGAGTTGGGAGAAAAGGTATATAAATGCTTGCAGGGTAAAAAATATCTCATTGTCATGGATGATATATGGGACATTGAGGCTTGGAATGATATCCAAAGATCATTTCCTAGGGAATGCAAGGGGAGTAAAGTGTTGTTAACTAGTCGATTATGTGTTCAACCAGATAGCGTCCCCTACGTCTCTCATTTTTTGGATCCCTTACCAAAAAGTTGCAGTTGGGAGTTATTACAAAAgaag GTATTCGGGAAGAAACAATGCCCACCGGAGTTGGTGGACATCGGTAAGCAAATGGCAGAAAAATGTAAAGGACTACCACTCGCGGTTATCGCAATAGCTGGCATTCTGGCAACGGAAGACAAGACACTCGACGTGTGGGAGAAAGTTGGCAAAAATTTAAGTTCAATCATTGCGAAAAGTTCACAGGGTTGCATGGAGATACTAGAACTAAGTTACAATCACCTGCCTCTTCATTTAAAAGCGTGTTTTCTTTACATTGGAGGACACCCCGAAGATTCTATAATCCCCGTACGCGACTTGATATGGTTATGGATTGCAGAGGGATTTATTCAGCAAAGTGATGGGGGAAATAGCTTGGAGGCCATAGCACAAGATTACTTGATCGGTCTTATTGATAGAAATCTCGTAATGGTAGCTACGAAAAGTAAATCCCACGGAGGAATTAAAGCATGCCGTATCCATGATCTTCTGCGTGAATTATGCTTGAAAAAAGCAGAGGAGGATAATTTTCTTGTGCAAAATTACAGGGATGATTCTTTTTCATCTTCTGCTACAAATAAGCATCGACGCCTCTTCGTTGGCCGTCAGTTCTTTCCTAAGCTTTCCCCAAGGCCTCGTGCTCGAAACATTCGATCTTTTCTGTACTTCTCCTTGCCAAACTCCTCACGTTCAAGGCTTGAACTGATTCAGTCATTCTTTGTTGAAAACTTCAAACTTCTCAGGGTGTTGCATTTAATATCCGATCCAAGCGTAGGAGAAATAGAAATAAGAGATCTAGTTCATTCGAGATACTTAGCACTCACGTTATTATACCCGCGTGCACCGAATTGTTTTGACTACCTCTCGAACCTAGAAACCCTTAACCTCCAAGTTTCATTCGGGGAGAAGATTTCGTTGCCTCGCGATATAGTTAAGATGGTTAAGCTGAGGCATCTATATACTAAAAGGGGGATATTCAAACATCATCATGTTTTCAATTATGATGAAGAGGTGGGGATGTTGGATAGCTTACAGACCTTGCACCGAATGTGTATGTGTGAGCATTGCCTACGTTTGTTGGAAAGGACTCCCAATCTAAGGAAGCTAGGACTTTACAAACTTTTCGGACTAGGAAATTTGTTGGACCTAGAGTTCTTAAAATGCCTTGAGATACTCCATGTTGATTGCTGGCAGGTTCGGCTGAAGCTTCCTCCGACTCTAACGCAACTAACTTTGAACCGTACGTACATGAAGTGGGAGGAGCTGTCAATAATCCTCCAAACCCTGCCGAGCCTTGAGGTTCTCAAATTATTAAACAAAGCCTGTATGGGACCAGTTTGGAACACAAGTGAACTTGAGGAGGGGTTCTCTCAACTCAAGTACTTGAAGTTTGAATATCTGAACATCAAGGAGTGGAATGCTACCGAAGATCAATTTCCGAGACTTGAAGTCTTAGTAATCCTATCATGCAAAAAATTGAAGCGCATTCCGATTGATTTTGCTAATCAAAACGAACTTCGCGAAATTGATATAAGTTATTCCCGTCCCTCTCTAGAGGAATCGGCCAGGGAGATTCAGGAAAAGCAAAGAAATACAAAAGGTGATGATGATTGCGTAAATACTACCTTCTACTGTAACgttgttgatgatgatgatgatgatccatcagatgatgatgatgatacaATTTCTACGATATTgacgatgatgaatcagatgaTGATGTTGAATCAAGGTatcagatga
- the LOC131312053 gene encoding probable polygalacturonase, which yields MPETPSRIHHHHRKPDPNRWIAFLLSSHQTLLTVLWTLGFALIILWQRSAVDRLLLLRRWAPPPRPIPRLRTVAFNISDFGAVGDGVTVNTEAFERAVLEIRKRGGGQLNVLPGYWLTAPFNLTSHMTLFLAENAAILGIDDEKYWPLMPPLPSYGYGRECPGPRYGSLIHGQNLKDVVITGHNGSINGQGKTWWEKYRKKLLNHTRGPLVQIMWSSDIEISHITLRDSPFWTLHPYDCSNVTIRNVTILAPLSEAPNTDGIDPDSCENVVIEDSYISVGDDGIAIKSGWDQYGIAYGRPSANILIRNLVVRSMVSAGVSIGSEMSGGVSNITMENLRVWNSRRAVRIKTSPGRGGYVRDITYKNLTLDNVRVGIVIKTDYNEHPDEGYDPKALPIIENINFIGIRGQGVRIPVRIYGSQEIPVRNVTFRDMSVGITYKKKRIFQCSFVQGRVIGSIFPSACENLDLYDEQGRLVKQSTSHNMTDIDYEI from the exons ATGCCAGAAACCCCATCAAgaatccaccaccaccaccgcaaacCCGACCCCAACCGTTGGATCGCATTCCTACTCTCATCCCACCAGACCCTGCTCACCGTCCTCTGGACCCTTGGCTTCGCCCTCATCATCCTATGGCAACGCAGCGCCGTCGATCGCCTCCTGCTCCTCCGCCGCTGGGCCCCGCCGCCGCGGCCCATCCCGAGGCTCCGGACGGTGGCGTTCAACATCAGCGACTTCGGCGCAGTGGGCGATGGCGTGACGGTAAATACGGAGGCGTTCGAGAGGGCGGTGTTGGAAATTAGAAAGAGGGGTGGCGGTCAGCTTAATGTTCTGCCTGGGTATTGGCTTACGGCGCCGTTCAATCTCACGAGCCACATGACTCTGTTTTTGGCGGAGAATGCTGCTATACTTGGAATCGAT GATGAGAAGTATTGGCCCCTGATGCCTCCTTTGCCATCATATGGGTATGGAAGAGAGTGTCCTGGGCCTCGTTACGGGAGTCTTATCCATGGTCAAAATCTCAAGGATGTTGTTATAACAG GGCATAATGGTTCCATAAATGGACAAGGCAAAACATGGTGGGAGAAGTATCGAAAGAAACTTCTTAATCACACGAGGGGCCCCCTCGTGCAGATCATGTGGTCAAGTGACATAGAGATTTCCCACATAACTTTGCGTGATTCTCCTTTCTGGACACTCCATCCTTATGATTGCAGTAATGTCACCATCAGAAATGTAACCATCCTGGCTCCATTGTCCGAGGCGCCTAACACTGATGGAATAGATCCTG ATTCATGTGAGAATGTGGTCATAGAAGATAGTTATATTAGTGTTGGCGATGATGGAATTGCAATAAAGAGCGGCTGGGATCAGTATGGAATTGCTTATGGTCGACCTTCTGCCAACATTCTCATTCGTAATCTCGTTGTACGCTCTATGGTAAG TGCGGGAGTATCGATTGGCAGTGAAATGTCCGGTGGAGTCTCAAATATCACCATGGAGAATCTCCGTGTCTGGAATTCAAGAAGGGCTGTCAGGATTAAGACCAGTCCTGGTAGGGGTGGCTATGTTCGTGATATAACCTATAAGAACCTGACATTAGATAATGTCAGGGTTGGGATAGTAATAAAAACGGACTACAACGAGCACCCGGATGAAGGATATGACCCAAAAGCCCTTCCGATCATTGAGAACATAAACTTCATCGGAATTCGTGGTCAAGGAGTTCGCATCCCGGTCCGTATCTATGGTAGCCAAGAAATTCCTGTGAGGAATGTCACTTTTCGGGACATGTCTGTTGGAATAACATACAAGAAGAAGCGTATCTTCCAGTGTTCTTTTGTTCAAGGCCGGGTGATTGGAAGCATATTTCCTTCTGCATGTGAGAATTTAGACCTTTACGATGAACAAGGAAGGCTGGTCAAGCAATCCACCTCGCACAACATGACGGATATTGATTATGAAATTTGA
- the LOC131312055 gene encoding uncharacterized protein LOC131312055 isoform X3 gives MILKPFFNPLLSLDGANGMLEPWFHSKGLGDADQVLAYFAISKLGEPPIDGKTDTNPEGLTAAFGKWASAVAARLHAGGLSCKVLDKDAFQKQMLEKLIWISAFMLVGALHPGATVGVVEKEFRSEVCSLVTELAAAAAAEKGIVFENGMEDRLCAYSRTVAHFPTAVKEFKWRNGWLYSLSEKAITEGKPDPCPLHTAWLKELKVV, from the exons ATGATCTTGAAGCCGTTCTTCAATCCACTCCTCAGTCTCGATGGAGCG AATGGAATGCTGGAGCCGTGGTTTCATAGTAAAGGTTTGGGTGATGCAGACCAAGTTTTGGCATACTTTGCCATATCAAAGCTTGGCGAACCTCCTATTGACGGAAAAACAGATACTAATCCCGAAGGCTTGACTGCTGCTTTTGGGAAATGGGCATCTGCGGTGGCAGCAAGATTACATGCTGGAGGCCTTTCTTGCAAG GTCCTTGACAAGGATGCTTTTCAGAAGCAGATGCTGGAGAAACTTATATGGATATCGGCATTCATGCTAGTTGGGGCACTTCATCCTGGAGCAACTGTTGGTGTTGTTGAGAAGGAATTTCGCTCCGAG GTTTGTAGCCTCGTCACTGAactagcagcagcagcagctgctGAGAAAGGgatagtttttgaaaatggcATGGAAGATAGATTATGTGCTTATTCACGGACTGTTGCTCACTTCCCAACAGCGGTTAAGGAG TTCAAGTGGAGAAATGGTTGGTTGTATTCCCTGTCCGAAAAGGCAATCACAGAAGGGAAACCGGATCCATGCCCGCTACACACTGCATGGCTAAAAGAACTCAAAGTTGTCTAG
- the LOC131312055 gene encoding uncharacterized protein LOC131312055 isoform X1 has translation MASTITPSTSPLCYFYTSPISRFACTFKIRASSSSPTTMAAASAAKVVPAVIVGGGRVGRALQEMGNGDDVLVRRGEPVPLDFAGPILICTRNDDLEAVLQSTPQSRWSDLVFFQNGMLEPWFHSKGLGDADQVLAYFAISKLGEPPIDGKTDTNPEGLTAAFGKWASAVAARLHAGGLSCKVLDKDAFQKQMLEKLIWISAFMLVGALHPGATVGVVEKEFRSEVCSLVTELAAAAAAEKGIVFENGMEDRLCAYSRTVAHFPTAVKEVNSVIPKNQGIKLRSVSMKWSKGFPFLADQHDTSVSNVLTDTYLDKTKHIGKICETYKN, from the exons ATGGCATCAACAATTACCCCCTCCACTTCTCCCCTTTGCTACTTCTACACTAGTCCCATTTCAAGATTTGCTTGCACCTTCAAAATCAGAGCTTCATCTTCATCACCAACTACCATGGCCGCCGCCTCCGCCGCCAAGGTAGTACCCGCCGTCATAGTCGGCGGCGGAAGGGTCGGGAGGGCGTTGCAGGAAATGGGAAACGGCGATGATGTTTTGGTGAGGAGAGGGGAGCCTGTGCCGTTGGATTTTGCTGGGCCCATATTGATTTGCACGAGGAACGATGATCTTGAAGCCGTTCTTCAATCCACTCCTCAGTCTCGATGGAGCG ATTTGGTATTCTTCCAGAATGGAATGCTGGAGCCGTGGTTTCATAGTAAAGGTTTGGGTGATGCAGACCAAGTTTTGGCATACTTTGCCATATCAAAGCTTGGCGAACCTCCTATTGACGGAAAAACAGATACTAATCCCGAAGGCTTGACTGCTGCTTTTGGGAAATGGGCATCTGCGGTGGCAGCAAGATTACATGCTGGAGGCCTTTCTTGCAAG GTCCTTGACAAGGATGCTTTTCAGAAGCAGATGCTGGAGAAACTTATATGGATATCGGCATTCATGCTAGTTGGGGCACTTCATCCTGGAGCAACTGTTGGTGTTGTTGAGAAGGAATTTCGCTCCGAG GTTTGTAGCCTCGTCACTGAactagcagcagcagcagctgctGAGAAAGGgatagtttttgaaaatggcATGGAAGATAGATTATGTGCTTATTCACGGACTGTTGCTCACTTCCCAACAGCGGTTAAGGAGGTAAATAGTGTAATCCCCAAGAACCAAGGAATAAAATTACGTTCTGTTTCCATGAAATGGTCAAAAGGTTTCCCGTTTCTAGCAGACCAACATGATACATCTGTTTCCAATGTTTTGACTGACACATATCTAGATAAAACAAAACATATCGGAAAAATTTGCGAAACATACAAAAACTGA